One Desulfovibrio sp. Fe33 DNA segment encodes these proteins:
- a CDS encoding glycosyltransferase family 9 protein, whose translation MKNYLVIQLARFGDLVQTKRLMKTLLARPGATVHLCLDGSLAPLARLIYPDAILHPITAHGTGADAGSGVMKMLVENRRTFAELAGLDFAAVYNLNFSGLNFRLAALFDPDKVEGYAWRDGQELIGRWPAMAMRWSAFRRLGINLVDFWGAYCPDMLPAEAVNPEASPKGGGIGVVLAGRESRRSLPAPLLAQIAATLAGSRKAQRLVLLGGQGEHAVGQAVLKELPTAVQRNTENLAGGTDWKQLVETVAGLDLLITPDTGTMHLAAHLGTPVAAFFLSSAWCHETGPYGLGHIVYQASTNCSPCLETAPCQENVKCLSGFAAPGFRRFLVTAKPEHSPGGILTLHSGFDALGQTYTPIAGNDPDAPRREVMRRFLLHHLSGSKTRFDELELNFARQLYREKDWMTADTPHRTQG comes from the coding sequence ATGAAGAATTACCTCGTCATACAACTCGCCCGGTTCGGAGACCTCGTCCAGACCAAACGGTTGATGAAAACGCTTCTGGCCCGACCCGGAGCAACGGTTCATCTCTGCCTGGATGGTTCCCTGGCTCCGCTGGCCCGGCTGATCTACCCCGATGCGATCCTTCATCCGATCACGGCCCATGGCACAGGAGCGGATGCAGGGAGCGGGGTTATGAAAATGCTTGTGGAGAATCGGCGTACCTTTGCGGAACTCGCCGGTTTGGATTTCGCCGCCGTTTACAACCTCAATTTTTCCGGCCTGAATTTCCGCCTGGCCGCCCTGTTCGACCCGGATAAAGTGGAAGGATATGCGTGGCGCGACGGCCAGGAACTCATCGGCCGCTGGCCCGCCATGGCCATGCGCTGGTCAGCTTTCCGCCGACTGGGCATCAACCTGGTGGACTTCTGGGGCGCGTATTGCCCGGACATGCTCCCTGCCGAAGCCGTCAATCCCGAAGCTTCGCCCAAAGGAGGCGGCATCGGCGTCGTCCTGGCCGGACGCGAATCCCGCCGCTCGCTGCCCGCGCCCTTGCTGGCGCAGATCGCGGCCACGTTGGCCGGTTCGCGCAAGGCGCAACGCCTCGTCCTCCTGGGCGGGCAGGGCGAGCACGCTGTGGGGCAGGCGGTACTCAAGGAGCTGCCGACCGCCGTGCAACGCAACACCGAGAACCTTGCCGGCGGAACCGACTGGAAACAGCTTGTCGAGACCGTCGCCGGGTTGGATCTGCTGATAACCCCGGATACAGGGACCATGCACCTTGCCGCTCATTTGGGCACGCCCGTGGCCGCGTTTTTTCTCTCTTCGGCCTGGTGCCACGAAACGGGACCGTACGGCCTCGGACACATTGTTTACCAGGCCTCGACAAACTGTTCGCCGTGCCTGGAAACCGCGCCTTGCCAGGAAAACGTCAAGTGCCTGAGCGGTTTTGCGGCCCCCGGATTCCGGCGGTTTCTCGTCACGGCAAAACCCGAGCACTCTCCGGGCGGCATTTTGACCCTGCATTCGGGATTCGACGCATTGGGGCAGACTTACACTCCGATCGCCGGGAACGATCCTGACGCGCCTCGGCGAGAGGTGATGAGACGCTTCCTTCTTCATCACCTCAGCGGCTCGAAAACGCGTTTCGACGAGCTGGAACTGAATTTCGCCCGGCAATTATACCGGGAAAAGGACTGGATGACCGCTGACACGCCCCACAGGACACAGGGATAA
- a CDS encoding RsmE family RNA methyltransferase, with product MARLNTFHLPPDQWPASCGDIVILTGPEARHMGTILRTERDQVVRFFDGQGRDGLFKVLDIAKNRAELEAVELTEHPEPEGGLTLAIGWGKSKRRDYLLEKAVELQGRGIVFWRAARSQGTPPDDPKGTWNEKFIQAAKQCGAVRLPALETVSGGLEGLLSLAGDFDSLYLAWEAEEASVALSPSMLSKGRTLVVIGPEGGFDSAEADRLIGAGFAPVTLGPSILRWETAAVYCLSLALFGAQDRSCSLK from the coding sequence ATGGCGCGATTGAACACCTTCCACCTGCCGCCGGATCAATGGCCCGCAAGTTGCGGGGACATCGTTATTCTCACCGGCCCCGAGGCTCGGCACATGGGAACCATCCTGCGTACGGAACGCGACCAGGTGGTTCGTTTTTTTGACGGGCAAGGGCGCGACGGGCTCTTCAAGGTGCTTGATATTGCCAAGAATCGCGCTGAGCTGGAGGCCGTTGAACTGACCGAGCATCCAGAGCCCGAGGGCGGCCTGACCCTGGCTATAGGCTGGGGCAAATCCAAAAGACGGGACTATCTTCTGGAAAAGGCAGTGGAACTCCAGGGGCGCGGCATTGTTTTCTGGCGGGCCGCGCGCAGTCAGGGAACCCCTCCCGACGACCCCAAGGGCACTTGGAACGAGAAATTCATCCAGGCGGCCAAGCAGTGCGGGGCCGTCCGTTTGCCCGCTCTCGAAACGGTTTCCGGCGGCCTGGAGGGTCTGCTCTCCCTTGCCGGGGATTTTGACAGCTTGTATCTGGCCTGGGAGGCGGAAGAGGCCTCCGTCGCCCTGTCGCCTTCAATGCTTTCCAAAGGACGCACTCTTGTAGTAATCGGTCCCGAAGGCGGTTTCGACTCCGCCGAAGCGGACAGGCTTATCGGTGCCGGATTCGCTCCGGTTACGCTCGGGCCTTCCATTCTGCGATGGGAGACTGCCGCCGTTTACTGCCTCAGTCTCGCCTTGTTTGGCGCACAGGATAGGTCATGCAGCTTGAAATAG
- a CDS encoding cytochrome C assembly family protein: MGLFDSLHIVIIALYALGTVLFLTSVFTENDRLKRIAIWLAVLGFTFNTADLAFTLTRNPSALSGGTFYFNIIGWCALALYFLLWWRLRLEYLAITALPFALLLFVASLALGGIKVVMPPHLTALFFGLHIGALVLTLGALIMAFGAGAAFIYYNRKLKTKEGLARMGQNIPSLDKFDTVNRWAVLIGFPLYTLGLFSTFFWYLIAPFKPFSWDIMKIGSLAVWFLYAFLFHQRLVLDWRGRKPAILAIWVFAGMCISLIHHTITFRAVP, encoded by the coding sequence ATGGGCTTGTTTGATTCGCTCCATATCGTGATTATTGCGCTCTACGCGCTCGGCACCGTGCTGTTCCTGACGTCCGTGTTCACGGAGAACGACAGGCTCAAGCGCATAGCCATCTGGCTCGCCGTCCTCGGCTTTACTTTCAATACCGCGGACCTGGCCTTCACCCTGACTCGTAATCCGTCCGCATTGAGCGGGGGCACCTTCTATTTTAATATCATCGGCTGGTGCGCGCTGGCTTTGTATTTTCTTCTCTGGTGGCGGCTGCGTCTAGAATATCTCGCCATCACCGCCCTGCCCTTCGCCCTGCTGCTGTTTGTCGCGTCCTTGGCCCTGGGCGGCATCAAGGTGGTCATGCCTCCGCATCTGACCGCCCTTTTCTTCGGCCTGCACATCGGCGCATTGGTACTTACCCTCGGGGCGCTCATCATGGCCTTCGGTGCGGGAGCGGCCTTCATCTATTACAACCGCAAGCTCAAGACCAAGGAAGGACTGGCCCGCATGGGGCAGAACATTCCGTCCCTCGACAAGTTCGACACCGTCAACCGATGGGCGGTGCTGATCGGCTTCCCGCTTTATACATTGGGGCTTTTCTCCACTTTTTTCTGGTACCTGATCGCTCCGTTCAAGCCGTTCAGCTGGGATATCATGAAGATCGGTTCGCTGGCGGTCTGGTTCCTTTACGCATTCCTCTTCCATCAACGCCTGGTGCTTGACTGGCGCGGACGCAAGCCCGCCATCCTGGCCATCTGGGTCTTTGCGGGAATGTGCATTTCCCTCATTCATCACACCATCACATTCAGGGCCGTGCCATGA
- a CDS encoding CgeB family protein produces METLRILVILPLYGGSLPIGRYVASALKQEGHLTEVFEAPAFYPAYTALNDLKVTTDRLDYLQNSFLNVVSQSILAKVETFQPDLVLAMAQAPLNQQALKRLRRDGVATAMWFVEDYNLFTYWKTFAPLYDVFAVIQKGSVFEDLAAIGQANALYLPLAAQPDFHRPMDLSSVEQRKFGSEVSFMGAGYPNRRKAFRELVNFDFKIWGTEWEGDHVLEPLVQLKGARVTPEECVKIFNATKINLNLHSSVQADELVTFGDFVNPRTFELAACGAFQLVDRRTLMPEAFAENELATFSSMEELAEKIEYFSSRPEERQAYADRARARVLKDHTYAQRMNSLLEFTAERIPGWPKPRDASPAFDANYPPELKRDILDLLSRLGLPEDVSFEDLVWAVRQQQGKLNDLDTAILFLDEWRKLYKKRSQ; encoded by the coding sequence ATGGAAACGCTACGCATTCTCGTAATACTGCCGCTCTACGGCGGCTCCCTGCCCATCGGCCGGTATGTGGCCTCGGCACTGAAACAGGAAGGGCACCTGACCGAGGTATTCGAGGCTCCGGCCTTTTATCCGGCATATACCGCCCTCAACGACCTCAAGGTAACCACCGATCGTTTGGATTATTTGCAGAATTCCTTTCTTAACGTGGTCAGCCAGTCCATCCTGGCAAAGGTGGAGACCTTTCAGCCCGACCTGGTCCTGGCCATGGCGCAGGCCCCGCTCAATCAGCAGGCCTTAAAAAGACTTCGCCGCGACGGAGTGGCCACCGCCATGTGGTTCGTCGAGGATTACAACCTTTTCACCTATTGGAAGACGTTCGCCCCGTTGTACGACGTCTTCGCGGTGATCCAAAAGGGAAGTGTTTTCGAAGACCTGGCCGCCATCGGCCAAGCGAATGCGCTCTACCTGCCGCTGGCGGCGCAACCGGACTTCCATCGACCGATGGACTTGTCGTCCGTGGAACAACGCAAATTCGGCTCCGAGGTCTCGTTCATGGGCGCCGGGTACCCCAACCGGCGCAAGGCCTTCCGCGAGCTGGTCAACTTCGATTTCAAGATATGGGGCACGGAGTGGGAGGGCGACCATGTCCTCGAGCCGCTCGTCCAGCTTAAGGGAGCGCGTGTAACTCCCGAAGAATGCGTGAAAATATTCAACGCAACCAAGATCAACCTCAATCTCCATTCCAGTGTCCAGGCCGACGAGCTGGTCACGTTCGGCGATTTCGTCAATCCGCGTACGTTCGAGCTGGCCGCCTGCGGCGCATTTCAGTTGGTGGACAGGCGAACCCTCATGCCGGAGGCCTTTGCGGAAAACGAACTGGCTACCTTCTCTTCCATGGAGGAACTCGCTGAAAAAATTGAATACTTTTCTTCCCGTCCCGAGGAGCGGCAGGCTTATGCGGACAGGGCGCGCGCCCGGGTGCTCAAGGACCACACCTATGCACAGCGCATGAACTCATTGCTTGAGTTCACGGCCGAACGAATTCCCGGCTGGCCAAAACCGCGTGATGCTTCGCCTGCCTTCGACGCGAATTATCCCCCCGAACTGAAGCGGGACATTCTTGATCTGCTGTCCCGGCTCGGTCTGCCCGAAGATGTTTCTTTCGAAGACCTGGTCTGGGCGGTGCGGCAGCAGCAGGGCAAGCTGAACGACCTGGATACAGCCATTCTCTTTTTGGACGAATGGCGCAAATTGTATAAAAAAAGGTCCCAGTAA
- the mutS gene encoding DNA mismatch repair protein MutS has translation MLEQYLRFKEENPGCLLFFRMGDFYELFFEDAEVVSRAVQIALTSRNPNDENPIPMCGMPHHSVEPYLSQLLDKGYKIAICDQVEDPKEAKGLVKRDVTRVLTPGTVVEDSNLKSKANNYLGALYWDSAKDAGGIAWVDFSTGQWSGLYSRREPELWQWMVKIDPSELLLPQGVKVPPQFNDLAGQVTSVAAGAFFDLAGARNRVLEVQKVADLEALGLTGKDELVRACGALLTYLDQTQKGEFGHLGEFKPLNLGKHLLLDEVTERNLEIFRRLDGRTGLGTLWQVMDRTMTPMGGRLLEARLRQPWRNLTPIEKTQECVAFLFDRDRLRGDIRHGLDSVYDLERLSTRIFLGRANPKDFIALRRSLTMLPPLRKLLAAEESLEPAPDLKRIFNKWDAMEDLCALLDSALVDCPPPVISDGGLFRKGYDPVLDELIELNEHGEDRLKELHRAEMAKSDIPKLKLGFNKVFGYYFEVSKAYKGQVPDHFIRRQTLVNSERYITPELKELEDRIISASEERKSLEYKLFQDLRELLAKARSRFLFMADVIASLDYWQGLAEAARVNEWTRPVLHEGLEIDIEQGRHPVVEAAMGASNYIPGDLHMDESRRILLITGPNMAGKSTVLRQVAIITIMAQIGSFIPARSARIGLADRVFSRVGASDNLAQGHSTFMVEMTETARILRQATKRSLVILDEIGRGTSTYDGLSLAWAVVEELSTRAGGSVRTLFATHYHELTSLEGKIEGLRNLNIAVKEWKGDIVFLRRLVPGPADRSYGIEVARLAGVPRPVVERAREILAKLEEKSQDSQAKGAVDRASQTLLPGFGAPPIKIDRELCEHPIITQLTDLDVDGMPPIQALMLLNQWKDMIKD, from the coding sequence ATGCTCGAGCAGTACCTCCGCTTCAAGGAGGAAAATCCGGGCTGCCTGCTGTTTTTTCGCATGGGCGACTTCTATGAACTCTTCTTCGAGGATGCAGAGGTAGTTTCCCGCGCGGTTCAGATCGCTCTTACGAGCCGCAATCCCAACGACGAAAATCCCATCCCCATGTGCGGTATGCCCCACCACTCCGTGGAGCCGTATTTGAGTCAGCTCCTCGACAAGGGATACAAGATCGCCATCTGCGACCAGGTTGAGGACCCGAAGGAAGCCAAGGGGCTGGTAAAGCGCGACGTGACCCGCGTTCTCACTCCCGGCACCGTGGTTGAGGATTCCAATCTCAAGTCCAAGGCCAACAACTATCTCGGCGCGCTCTACTGGGACAGCGCCAAGGATGCCGGAGGGATAGCCTGGGTCGATTTCTCCACGGGGCAGTGGTCCGGTTTATACAGCCGCAGGGAGCCGGAACTGTGGCAGTGGATGGTCAAGATCGACCCGAGCGAATTGCTTCTGCCTCAAGGCGTGAAGGTGCCGCCCCAGTTCAATGACCTGGCCGGTCAGGTCACATCCGTGGCAGCCGGCGCATTCTTTGATTTGGCCGGGGCGAGAAACCGCGTCCTGGAGGTGCAGAAAGTCGCCGATCTGGAAGCCCTCGGGCTGACGGGCAAAGACGAACTGGTCAGGGCGTGCGGAGCGCTTCTCACCTATCTGGATCAGACGCAGAAAGGCGAATTCGGCCACTTGGGCGAATTCAAGCCGTTGAACCTCGGCAAGCATCTCCTGCTTGACGAAGTCACCGAACGCAATCTTGAAATTTTCCGCAGGCTTGACGGTAGAACCGGTCTCGGCACCCTGTGGCAGGTCATGGACCGGACTATGACGCCGATGGGCGGCCGCTTGCTTGAAGCCCGCCTGCGTCAACCCTGGCGCAACCTCACACCCATCGAAAAGACCCAGGAGTGCGTGGCGTTTCTCTTCGACCGAGACCGTCTGCGCGGCGATATCCGGCATGGCCTTGACTCGGTCTACGATTTGGAACGGCTTTCCACACGCATTTTCCTTGGCCGAGCGAATCCCAAGGATTTCATCGCTCTGCGGCGCAGTTTGACAATGCTACCTCCGCTCCGCAAGCTCCTTGCCGCCGAGGAATCTCTAGAGCCCGCTCCGGACTTGAAGCGTATCTTCAATAAATGGGATGCCATGGAGGACCTGTGCGCCCTGCTGGATAGCGCCCTTGTCGACTGTCCGCCGCCCGTAATTTCGGACGGCGGCCTGTTCCGTAAGGGATACGATCCGGTTCTGGACGAGTTGATCGAGCTCAATGAGCACGGCGAGGACCGGCTCAAGGAGCTGCACCGGGCCGAAATGGCCAAAAGCGACATTCCGAAGCTCAAACTCGGCTTCAACAAAGTTTTCGGCTATTATTTCGAGGTCTCCAAGGCGTACAAAGGACAGGTACCGGATCACTTTATCCGCCGTCAGACCCTGGTCAACAGCGAACGGTATATCACTCCCGAGCTGAAGGAACTGGAAGATAGGATCATTTCCGCAAGCGAAGAACGCAAGAGCCTCGAATACAAGTTGTTCCAGGATTTGCGCGAATTGCTGGCCAAGGCCCGGTCCCGGTTCCTGTTCATGGCCGATGTGATCGCCTCGCTGGATTACTGGCAGGGATTGGCCGAGGCGGCCCGGGTCAACGAATGGACCCGTCCCGTCCTGCACGAAGGGCTTGAAATCGATATCGAACAAGGACGCCATCCCGTAGTTGAAGCGGCCATGGGGGCGTCGAATTACATTCCCGGCGATCTCCATATGGACGAAAGCCGCCGTATCCTGCTCATCACCGGGCCGAACATGGCGGGTAAATCCACGGTGCTCCGCCAGGTGGCCATCATAACCATCATGGCCCAGATCGGCTCGTTCATTCCGGCCCGCAGCGCTCGCATCGGTCTGGCGGACCGCGTTTTTTCCCGGGTGGGCGCTTCGGACAACCTGGCTCAGGGGCATTCCACGTTCATGGTCGAAATGACCGAGACCGCGCGCATCCTGAGACAAGCCACCAAACGAAGCCTGGTTATTCTCGACGAGATCGGCCGAGGCACCAGCACCTACGACGGCCTTTCGCTCGCCTGGGCCGTGGTCGAGGAATTGTCCACGCGCGCCGGGGGCTCGGTCCGTACCCTGTTCGCCACCCACTATCACGAACTGACCAGCCTGGAAGGCAAGATCGAGGGATTGCGGAATCTCAACATCGCGGTCAAGGAGTGGAAAGGGGATATCGTGTTTTTACGCAGGCTTGTTCCCGGTCCGGCCGACCGCAGCTACGGCATTGAAGTTGCCCGTCTCGCCGGAGTGCCCCGCCCCGTGGTGGAACGCGCCAGGGAAATTCTTGCGAAGCTCGAAGAAAAATCGCAGGATAGCCAAGCTAAAGGGGCGGTGGACCGCGCGTCCCAGACGTTGTTGCCCGGTTTCGGCGCACCGCCCATCAAGATCGACCGGGAGCTGTGCGAGCACCCGATCATCACCCAGCTCACGGATCTGGATGTGGACGGCATGCCCCCCATTCAGGCGCTCATGCTTCTCAATCAGTGGAAGGACATGATTAAGGACTGA
- the lysA gene encoding diaminopimelate decarboxylase — protein MHHFEHRDGVLFAEEVSVPELASQYGTPLYIYSTATFKRHFHAFDSAFNELDHLTCFSVKANSNLSVLKMLAKEGAGMDIVSGGELYRALRAGVDPGRIVYSGVGKRDSEIREALEARILMFNVESMAELERINQVAGEMGTVARISFRINPDVDPQTHPYISTGMQKNKFGLDIDLSMEAYKRAAELEHIEPVGMDCHIGSQLTSLDPFLEALDKLLVFYEKLGELGIKIKYLDLGGGLGIPYNEEEPPHPAEFGKALSERLKALPLKVILEPGRVIAGNAGILVTEVVYTKSNPTKNFLIVDAAMNDLVRPSLYGSYHRIAEVEPKGRDPKVYDVVGPICESGDFLARDRELPAVEQGERLVLYSAGAYGFTMSSNYNSRPRACELLVDGDKVIVARKRETYEDLIENEL, from the coding sequence ATGCATCATTTCGAACATCGGGACGGCGTCCTTTTTGCCGAGGAAGTGAGTGTTCCTGAACTGGCGAGCCAGTATGGCACACCGCTTTATATTTACTCCACCGCGACCTTCAAGCGGCATTTTCATGCTTTTGATTCCGCTTTCAACGAGCTGGACCATCTGACCTGCTTCTCGGTCAAGGCCAACTCCAATCTGTCCGTGCTCAAAATGCTCGCCAAAGAAGGCGCGGGCATGGATATCGTTTCCGGCGGCGAACTCTATCGCGCCCTGCGGGCCGGGGTTGACCCCGGTCGGATTGTCTATTCCGGCGTGGGCAAGCGGGATTCAGAGATTCGCGAGGCCCTGGAAGCGCGCATTCTCATGTTCAACGTGGAATCCATGGCGGAATTGGAGCGCATCAATCAGGTGGCCGGTGAAATGGGCACCGTCGCACGGATCAGCTTCCGCATCAATCCGGATGTGGACCCGCAAACCCATCCCTATATTTCCACCGGAATGCAGAAGAACAAGTTTGGATTGGACATAGACCTGTCCATGGAGGCCTACAAGCGTGCCGCCGAACTTGAACACATCGAGCCTGTGGGCATGGATTGCCACATCGGCTCCCAGCTGACCAGCCTTGACCCGTTCCTGGAAGCTCTGGACAAGCTCCTTGTCTTCTACGAAAAGCTCGGCGAACTCGGCATCAAGATCAAGTACCTTGATCTGGGCGGCGGTTTGGGCATCCCCTACAACGAAGAGGAACCGCCCCACCCCGCCGAATTCGGCAAGGCGTTGAGCGAGCGGCTCAAGGCGCTGCCTCTCAAGGTCATCCTCGAACCGGGGCGTGTCATTGCGGGCAACGCGGGCATCCTGGTCACGGAAGTGGTCTACACCAAGTCCAATCCGACCAAGAACTTTCTTATCGTTGATGCGGCCATGAACGACCTGGTCCGCCCGAGCCTCTATGGTTCCTACCATCGCATCGCGGAAGTGGAGCCCAAGGGACGCGATCCCAAGGTTTACGACGTGGTCGGCCCCATCTGCGAGTCCGGCGACTTTTTGGCCCGCGACAGGGAACTGCCCGCCGTCGAACAGGGCGAAAGGCTGGTTCTCTATTCGGCCGGAGCCTATGGCTTCACCATGTCTTCCAATTACAACTCCAGGCCGCGCGCCTGCGAATTGCTGGTGGATGGAGACAAGGTCATTGTCGCCCGGAAGCGGGAAACGTATGAAGACCTTATAGAAAACGAACTCTAG
- a CDS encoding precorrin-2 dehydrogenase/sirohydrochlorin ferrochelatase family protein, with amino-acid sequence MRYYPIFVNLENKGCLVVGAGEVGKRKIQSLIDSGAGSVTIIDTRDAAPEMAPVVALPNVEFHCREFADSDLDGKFLVIACTSSEEVNWRISNLCRDRGILCNIVDQPEKCSFIVPATVKRGDLTVAISTAGRSPAMAKRIRKELQENFGDEYANLLTAMGRIRPLMLGLGLTTADNTAVFRTLVNSALLDAMKNRDLDAAAQILKESLPDPLHDNIPELLDGLV; translated from the coding sequence ATGCGATATTACCCCATCTTCGTGAATCTGGAAAACAAGGGTTGCCTGGTCGTTGGCGCGGGCGAGGTCGGCAAACGCAAGATTCAGTCCCTGATCGACTCCGGGGCCGGCAGCGTAACCATCATCGACACCCGCGACGCAGCCCCGGAAATGGCGCCTGTCGTGGCCCTGCCCAACGTGGAATTTCATTGCCGCGAGTTTGCGGACAGCGACCTGGACGGCAAATTCTTGGTCATCGCCTGCACCTCTTCCGAAGAAGTCAATTGGCGCATCAGCAATCTATGCCGCGATCGGGGCATCCTTTGCAATATCGTGGACCAGCCTGAAAAATGCAGTTTCATCGTTCCCGCCACAGTCAAGCGCGGCGATTTGACCGTGGCCATCTCCACGGCGGGCCGCAGTCCGGCCATGGCCAAGCGCATCCGTAAGGAACTGCAAGAAAATTTCGGCGACGAGTATGCCAACCTGTTGACAGCCATGGGCCGCATCAGGCCTCTCATGCTTGGTTTGGGGCTGACCACGGCGGACAACACGGCGGTCTTTCGGACCCTGGTGAATTCAGCCCTGCTCGACGCCATGAAGAACCGCGATCTTGACGCGGCCGCGCAAATTCTTAAAGAATCTTTGCCCGACCCGCTGCACGACAACATCCCGGAGTTGCTTGATGGGCTTGTTTGA
- a CDS encoding replication-associated recombination protein A produces MQLEIEESQPLADRIRPVSMDDFVGQSHIRNRIEAFAKSKRMPSLLLFGPPGCGKSTLALLLAQLTGKKYLRVSAPEAGLTALRKMLPGQEVLILDELHRFSKAQQDFFLPILESGEITLLATTTENPSFSVTRQLLSRLHVLRLRQLSREELIGVSHRGAEELGVDLEEESHKMLAAMAGGDARTLLNLLEYTAELPKDKRCPECLRDSLPEIVVRGDRDGDSHYELVSAMIKSIRGSDPDAALYYLACLLESGEDPRFVTRRLVISASEDVGLGDPFALNQAMACHQAVEAIGMPEGFIPMAQTAVYLALAPKSNSTYASYRTAQKEVRENGPQPVPLHLRNATSSLQREWGYGRGYLYPHNFPRSWADQDYLPVELAGRRFYHPKDQGEEPRLNAWLRQFKKQR; encoded by the coding sequence ATGCAGCTTGAAATAGAAGAAAGCCAACCACTTGCCGACAGGATCAGGCCTGTCTCGATGGACGATTTCGTTGGCCAGAGCCATATCCGCAATCGGATCGAGGCTTTTGCCAAATCCAAACGTATGCCCAGCCTGTTGCTCTTTGGGCCTCCCGGCTGCGGCAAGTCCACTCTGGCGCTTCTGCTGGCGCAATTGACCGGGAAGAAATATTTGCGAGTCAGCGCCCCCGAGGCCGGACTTACCGCGCTCCGCAAGATGCTGCCTGGGCAGGAAGTGCTCATTCTTGACGAGTTGCACCGATTTTCCAAGGCTCAACAGGACTTTTTTCTGCCCATACTCGAAAGCGGCGAGATCACCCTGCTGGCCACTACCACGGAAAACCCCTCCTTCAGCGTCACCCGTCAGCTCCTTTCCCGGCTGCATGTCCTGCGGCTGCGCCAGCTCAGCCGTGAGGAACTGATAGGCGTATCCCATCGCGGAGCCGAGGAACTTGGCGTTGATCTTGAGGAGGAAAGCCACAAGATGCTCGCGGCCATGGCTGGAGGAGATGCCCGCACTCTCTTGAATTTACTTGAATATACTGCTGAGCTCCCCAAAGACAAACGGTGCCCGGAATGTCTGCGCGATTCTCTGCCGGAAATCGTTGTCAGGGGCGATCGCGACGGCGATTCCCACTATGAGTTGGTCTCGGCCATGATTAAGTCCATTCGCGGTTCGGACCCGGACGCGGCACTCTATTATCTCGCCTGCCTGTTGGAAAGCGGTGAGGACCCGCGTTTCGTCACCAGACGACTGGTCATTTCCGCTTCGGAGGATGTCGGCCTCGGCGATCCGTTCGCCTTGAACCAGGCCATGGCCTGCCATCAGGCCGTGGAAGCCATCGGTATGCCGGAAGGATTCATCCCCATGGCTCAGACCGCCGTGTATCTTGCTCTCGCTCCCAAGAGCAACTCCACTTACGCCTCCTATCGTACAGCCCAAAAGGAAGTGCGAGAAAACGGGCCGCAACCTGTCCCGCTCCATCTGCGCAACGCGACCAGTTCGCTACAGCGGGAATGGGGCTATGGGCGAGGCTATCTTTACCCCCATAATTTCCCGCGCAGTTGGGCCGATCAGGACTATCTTCCCGTCGAGCTTGCCGGGCGTCGGTTCTATCACCCCAAAGACCAGGGCGAAGAGCCGCGACTCAATGCCTGGTTGCGCCAATTCAAAAAACAGCGGTAA